A single region of the Corallococcus silvisoli genome encodes:
- a CDS encoding alpha/beta hydrolase yields MGHVHILRHFPSPQEGFNRTVRIYTPDTYDAWQDHRFPVLYMHDGQNVFAHPESAVFDTWCANRVAEDSVNAGRMEPWLIVAVDSGPGRFQEYSPWDEPRNGVAARGEAYGRFLVDELKPYIDQTYRTRAGSEWTATMGSSLGGLISLYLGWKFPQVFGRIGALSPTVMWSQGRLFDAWRAHSRRWSRIYLDAGDTEYIHAGGLPLDYGRGTRDFFRHLKDLGYADHEVSLVLEPGGEHHEKDWQRRLPGAMQWLLG; encoded by the coding sequence ATGGGCCACGTCCACATCCTTCGCCACTTCCCCTCTCCCCAGGAGGGGTTCAACCGCACCGTCCGCATCTACACGCCGGACACCTACGACGCGTGGCAGGACCACCGCTTCCCGGTGCTCTACATGCACGACGGGCAGAACGTCTTCGCGCACCCCGAGTCGGCCGTCTTCGACACGTGGTGCGCCAACCGCGTCGCGGAGGACAGTGTGAACGCGGGGCGGATGGAGCCGTGGCTCATCGTCGCGGTGGACTCCGGACCGGGCCGCTTCCAGGAGTACTCGCCGTGGGACGAGCCTCGCAACGGCGTGGCCGCGCGCGGCGAGGCCTATGGGCGCTTCCTCGTGGACGAGCTCAAGCCATACATCGACCAGACGTACCGCACGCGCGCGGGCAGCGAGTGGACGGCCACGATGGGGTCATCCCTGGGCGGGCTCATCTCGCTGTACCTGGGATGGAAGTTCCCGCAGGTGTTCGGGCGCATCGGCGCGCTGTCGCCCACGGTGATGTGGAGCCAGGGCCGCCTGTTCGACGCGTGGCGTGCGCACAGCCGGCGCTGGTCGCGCATCTACCTGGACGCCGGCGACACCGAATACATCCACGCGGGCGGCCTGCCCCTGGACTATGGCCGGGGCACGCGCGACTTCTTCCGCCACCTCAAGGACCTGGGCTACGCCGACCACGAGGTGTCCCTGGTGCTGGAGCCGGGCGGCGAGCACCACGAGAAGGACTGGCAGCGCAGACTGCCCGGCGCCATGCAGTGGTTGCTCGGGTGA
- a CDS encoding DUF2378 family protein, whose translation MTHRPRSVPLGERQVYVQVVEGLLQHGLRGQLSPRLRERLRQAGVDLDRPLLPLYPVPLWSRCLHIVIEEVYPGLPRTEAFSRLAHAHVEGYGATLLGRAVMGVMRVLGPTHVVRRLPEVLRGTDNYTEVTLTERGPAHYELELNSVMDAPGYTEALFEALLGAGGAKAPRATKLHEGEGRTVLSLTWTAEP comes from the coding sequence GTGACCCACCGCCCCCGGTCCGTGCCGCTGGGAGAGCGGCAGGTCTACGTCCAGGTCGTGGAGGGGCTCCTCCAGCACGGCCTGCGCGGCCAGCTGTCGCCCCGGCTGCGGGAACGGCTGCGCCAGGCGGGCGTGGACCTGGACCGGCCGCTGCTCCCGCTCTACCCGGTGCCGCTCTGGAGCCGGTGCCTGCACATCGTCATCGAGGAGGTCTATCCCGGCCTCCCCCGGACGGAGGCCTTCAGCCGGCTCGCCCACGCGCACGTGGAGGGCTACGGCGCCACGCTGCTGGGGCGCGCGGTGATGGGCGTGATGCGCGTGCTGGGGCCCACGCACGTCGTGCGCCGCCTGCCGGAGGTGCTGCGCGGCACGGACAACTACACGGAGGTGACGCTGACGGAGCGAGGCCCGGCGCACTACGAGTTGGAGCTCAACTCGGTGATGGACGCGCCCGGCTACACGGAGGCGCTGTTCGAGGCCCTGCTGGGCGCGGGCGGCGCGAAGGCCCCCCGAGCGACGAAGCTGCACGAAGGCGAAGGCCGCACGGTGCTGTCGCTCACCTGGACGGCGGAGCCGTAG